In Osmerus mordax isolate fOsmMor3 chromosome 23, fOsmMor3.pri, whole genome shotgun sequence, one DNA window encodes the following:
- the dthd1 gene encoding death domain-containing protein 1, which yields MERPPGRGRGSGEGREVRKRLLGVLRDLSGELTERVSAWSEALRGTAHWLGPLPPHEGARPERACLTEEPVQGSSCPDILHSALLSVEGDLSAIDALLSHVRITLDDAIGTLCDEEATAMAEAKTAFQTNPLTRVTSQSQPRPLDSGCHENTHSASESHDAPGFESAQPRLGATLPEDGGEEVLHTHNASCSQGSDGRGVSDLNSSRPRAGLGGEGESEPREREEQTSTGAEGKGKIEGDVVRTVEPETDIHKDNPLEADEHREMEAEREKEMHREGKRARGGESQLVTSGLTGRSTNGQADVPNVCYITAPEGVAQVLTCEVVETLSSLMVIGSEELVSNVMRVKVQDGSQCQFPIAVAVPFRARYRGNYRDVVVKVIDGDGRVSSISPVSTEGTFGGQKGSFAQVRVYALGLFAVLSCLKRESYTVPGRGLSIKLSMDPRVCLDYLPGSFTAPVVVQSMLQPVDTPLLSSLKSSSEVYHSLVSTTPLLHLAHPTSQPLRRPLSLTLPCPPGADKRRAAGRGEEPERPISVAPPRETPGLRRARALSASAHCSRESSNELLVLLGWREEQWNVLEKTTVRNLQNGLVSFELTENYERLMVTRLFSSMRSSHLVSLVEEVEACVQRTMVTVVLQRRRDDPQAAVVAVFPSRDLGWELSKLRAQAYCGPPEPSQETPMCEGEQLLLSFTGNVTSTVVEQDRQVHGSGSDKNTTRKQIPFTCRQ from the exons ATGGAGCGTCcgccggggagagggaggggaagcggGGAGGGGCGAGAGGTCCGGAAGAGGCTGCTGGGGGTCCTCAGGGATCTGAGTGGAGAGCTCACCGAGAGAGTGTCAGCCTGGAGTGAGGCCCTGAGAGGCACAGCACACTGGCTCGGCCCCCTCCCGCCACACGAGGGAGCGCGTCCGGAGCGGGCCTGTCTCACAG AAGAGCCCGTTCAGGGAAGCTCGTGTCCGGACATCCTCCACAGCGCCCTGCTGAGTGTCGAGGGCGACTTGAGCGCCATCGACGCCCTACTGAGCCACGTCCGGATCACCCTGGACGATGCCATCGGCACCCTGTGTGACGAAGAGGCGACCGCGATGGCGGAGGCCAAGACGGCGTTTCAAACAAACCCACTGACTCGAGTAACCAGCCAATCTCAGCCCCGTCCACTTGACTCGGGATGTCATGAAAATACCCACAGTGCCTCAGAATCCCATGACGCTCCTGGCTTTGAGTCTGCTCAACCCCGCCTCGGCGCCACCCTCCCTGAGGACGGAGGCGAGGAGGTGTTGCATACCCACAATGCATCGTGTTCTCAAGGTTCGGACGGTCGGGGTGTATCCGATTTGAACTCCAGCCGCCCCCGGGCGGGCctcggaggggagggggagtcagAGCCTCGGGAACGTGAAGAGCAGACGAGCACTGGAGCAGAGGGCAAAGGGAAGATAGAGGGTGACGTTGTCAGAACTGTCGAGCCGGAGACTGATATTCACAAGGACAACCCCCTCGAGGcagatgaacacagagagatggaggcggagagagagaaagagatgcacagagaggggaagcgggccagaggaggagagagtcaaTTGGTCACATCGGG GCTTACAGGAAGATCAACCAATGGCCAGGCAGACGTCCCCAATGTCTGCTACATCACAGCGCCTGAAGGCGTGGCCCAGGTCCTGACCTGTGAGGTGGTGGAAACCCTCAGCTCCTTGATGGTGATTGGGTCGGAGGAGCTGGTCAGCAATGTCATGCGGGTCAAAGTTCAGGACGGGTCCCAATGCCAGTTCCCAATCGCGGTCGCTGTGCCTTTCCGGGCACGTTATCGTGGTAACTACAGGGATGTGGTCGTCAAGGTGATTGACGGGGACGGGAGGGTGAGCTCCATTAGTCCCGTCAGCACTGAGGGGACGTTTGGAGGACAGAAG gGCTCATTTGCGCAGGTCCGGGTGTACGCCCTGGGCCTGTTTGCAGTGCTGTCatgtctgaagagagagagctacacCGTCCCTGGGAGaggcctgtcaatcaaactgaGCATGGACCCACGGGTCTGCCTGGACTATCTCCCAGGATCCTTCACTGCACCTGTGGTCGTCCAGTCCATG CTCCAGCCCGTGGACACCCCTCTGCTCTCCAGTCTGAAGTCCAGCAGCGAAGTGTACCACTCCCTGGTCTCCACcacgcccctcctccacctggcccaccccacctcccagccGCTCCGccggcccctctctctcaccttgccCTGCCCCCCCGGCGCCGACAAGAGGAGAGCGgcagggcggggggaggagcctgagcGCCCCATCAGCGTGGCCCCGCCCAGAGAAACGCCCGGCCTGCGCCGCGCGAG AGCATTGAGCGCCTCGGCACACTGCTCTAGAGAATCGTCCAATGAGCTCCTGGTTCtactgggctggagggaggagcagtgGAACGTTCTGGAGAAGACCACTGTGAGAAACCTGCAGAATGGCCTGGTGTCCTTTGAGCTGACAGAGAACTATGAGAG actgaTGGTGACgcgtctcttctcctccatgcgCTCGTCTCATCTGGTCTCCCtggtggaggaagtggaggcgTGTGTCCAGCGCACCATGGTCACCGTCGTTCTCCAGCGCCGCCGAGATGACCCCCAGGCCGCAGTGGTGGCTGTCTTCCCCAGCAGGGACCTCGGCTGGGAGCTGTCCAAACTGCGGGCCCAGGCTTACTGCGGCCCTCCGGAGCCCTCCCAGGAGACCCCcatgtgtgagggagagcagcTCCTTCTATCCTTCACTGGGAACGTCACATCTACAG
- the arap2 gene encoding LOW QUALITY PROTEIN: arf-GAP with Rho-GAP domain, ANK repeat and PH domain-containing protein 2 (The sequence of the model RefSeq protein was modified relative to this genomic sequence to represent the inferred CDS: deleted 1 base in 1 codon; substituted 2 bases at 2 genomic stop codons) — translation MSDPPDPSEDVSSWLNSLHLAQYIGCFQQGGYWHLEDCRDLTEEHLLELGVNPTGHRRRILRSVEALGAEPEGQASGRGRGKPVALPRHIFKDTKRAASCRHPEPTGRPDVSKGGQTLPPGAGLWSEDTEGGCSDSSSPSGSLRIPLPAQRDPRNIRNTSSSASTASSSDSVSVSPLPSDWEMCSEDLSPFAGEIPTGSAKPQSCASEEPEGFQGEMVDNAIYEDSSRFKGLRGLMPSHSYKLRHRPVPEIPGKAILPLQDWRAPTPLTTSAEHLPTNQASAGANGKQKSPLQRTLTPIHPYGETFLYNNPGTTLEGDSKRETKVNKTKKLSHNRKKHGRQEQLDDGGVDRSHPPLASTASNLYEDAYSTVKDCTVALAQANRGPTHDIPPPLAASGPASMTMVECDLYSESFDALGGLIRNTLPLQTDISPYACFYSVPKTTLKTGWLDKLSPQGKHVFQRRWVRLDGEGLAYYNNDKSLNETCTDPSVCFSLAISTYVDGEERMQVLLMVEGGRTVYIHSYNKVDFALWHSAIRLAAGTDGKALSNQQLSKNGVPIVVDSCISFVTTYTHTHXTHTLPXPGLGQEGLYQRKGDPARVAQLLEAFGGTARNVKLRVQEHGLEDVHPRPYGQFLSQTEDALLAKELYPYWVSALDEEDERDRVKKYSAIIRSLPKINRATLAALLQHLFRVQWCSHLNQMQTQDLARLFSPCLFQTDGQNQQEAARRVQDLINNYVQLFDVQEDQVKQMKKENSFITRWNDKKDATFSPAGDLIFEVYLERREPENCCLIKLSPTMRSGELTETTLGMKNIVTNAGDFWTAYEVIENGELERPLHYKEKVLEQVLEWSTMDDPSSAFLVIKKFKGVKTCSERLGQKQCLKGDYLKYRDGSSKLLTASKFQDRYVVLKDDKLLLYKDIKNTKPEREIPIKCGKCYLGLKKKLKPPTSWGFTIYTDKQQWHFCCEGEESQVTWVTDIIHKMHGADLWSKSTDHKTPVGHKATSGRAVAGGQKTKHNIPKQPPEKVFSLHLSPSDGGPSPGVGGSALFKATLLADCLKPKNQLSIPDAGQRRASVPTLPRCPSPRPAPGPMPLPLSPKPETRGPNRRPMLGGEGAMPPSFLRELNTVLSKTGRIAKEES, via the exons ATGTCGGACCCCCCGGATCCCAGCGAGGACGTCTCCTCCTGGCTCAACAGCCTCCACCTGGCCCAGTACATCGGCTGCTTCCAACAGGGGGGCTACTGGCACCTGGAGGACTGCAGGGACCTGACGGAAGAGCATCTCCTGGAGCTCGGCGTGAACCCTACAGGCCACCGTAGACGCATCCTGCGCAGCGTGGAAGCCCTGGGGGCGGAGCCGGAGGGGCAAGCCAGCGGGAGGGGCCGGGGGAAGCCGGTCGCTCTGCCGAGACACATCTTCAAGGACACGAAGAGAGCAGCGTCCTGCCGGCATCCCGAGCCAACCGGGCGGCCCGATGTCTCGAAAGGCGGGCAGACTTTACCGCCGGGGGCGGGGCTCTGGTCAGAGGACACCGAGGGGGGGTGTTccgactcctcctcccccagcgggTCTCTCCGAATCCCCCTGCCTGCCCAGCGAGACCCTCGCAACATCCGCAACACCTCGTCCAGCGCCTCCACCGCCAGCAGTAGCGACTCTGTCTCCGTCTCACCCCTGCCCTCTGATTGGGAGATGTGCTCGGAGGACCTCTCCCCTTTTGCAGGGGAGATCCCGACGGGTTCAGCCAAGCCCCAGTCCTGTGCCAGTGAGGAACCAGAGGGCTTccagggagagatggtggataATGCCATTTATGAGGACTCCTCCAGGTTCAAGGGGCTCCGCGGTCTTATGCCTAGCCACTCCTACAAACTCAGGCATCGGCCTGTTCCAGAGATCCCCGGCAAGGCCATCCTGCCCCTCCAGGACTg GCGGGCGCCCACGCCTTTAACAACCAGCGCAGAACACCTACCAACCAACCAGGCTTCCGCTGGTGCGAACGGCAAGCAGAAAT CCCCACTTCAGAGAACCTTGACTCCGATTCACCCTTACGGAGAAACCTTTCTGTACAACAACCCAGGGACCACGTTG GAGGGAGACTCCAAGAGGGAGACCAAGGTGAACAAAACAAAGAAACTGAG TCATAACAGAAAGAAACACGGCAGGCAGGAGCAGCTGGACGACGGCGGCGTGGACCGAAGCCATCCACCCCTCGCCTCGACCGCCTCCAACCTCTACGAGGACGCGTACTCAACCGTCAAAGACTGCACCGTCGCTTTGGCACAAGCCAATCGGGGCCCGACACAcgacatccctccccccctcgccgCCTCTGGCCCCGCATCCATGACGATGGTCGAGTGCGACCTCTACTCCGAGTCCTTTGATGCTCTGGGGGGTCTCATCAGGAATACTTTACCCCTCCAGACAGATATCTCTCCCTACGCCTGCTTCTACAGTGTCCCCAAAACCACACTGAAGACCGGTTGGCTGGATAAGCTTTCCCCTCAAGG AAAGCATGTTTTTCAGAGAAGATGGGTGAGATTAGATGGAGAGGGTCTCGCCTACTACAACAATGACAAG TCTCTGAATGAAACATGCACAGATCCATCTGTATGTTTCTCCTTAGCGATCTCTACCTATGtggatggtgaggagaggatGCAGGTGCTTCTCATGGTGGAAGGAGGAAG AACTGTGTACATTCACAGCTACAACAAAGTGGACTTCGCCCTGTGGCACTCTGCCATCCGATTGGCCGCGGGCACAGACGGAAAGGCGTTGAGCAACCAGCAGCTCAGTAAAAATGGCGTCCCCATCGTCGTCGACAGCTGCATTTCCTTCGTCACCACA tatacacatacacactgaacacacacactcccctaacCAGGTCTGGGTCAGGAGGGGCTGTACCAGAGGAAGGGGGATCCGGCCCGTGTAGCCCAGCTCCTGGAGGCCTTC GGGGGGACCGCGCGCAACGTCAAGCTGAGGGTCCAAGAGCATGGCCTGGAGGACGTTCACCCAAGACCCTACGGACAGTTCCTGTCCCAGACGGAGGACGCTCTCCTGGCCAAGGAGCTCTACCCCTACTGGGTGTCCGCTCTAG atgaggaggacgagagggaccGAGTGAAGAAGTACTCCGCCATCATCCGCAGCCTGCCCAAGATCAACAGGGCCACCTTGGCGGCCCTGTTGCAGCACCTGTTCAG GGTCCAGTGGTGCTCTCACCTGAACCAGATGCAGACTCAGGACCTGGCCCGCCtcttctccccctgcctcttccaGACAGACGGCCAGAACCAGCAGGAGGCGGCGAGGCGTGTGCAGGACCTCATCAACAACTATGTGCAGCTGTTTGAT GTCCAGGAGGACCAAGTGAAGCAGATGAAGAAGGAGAACAGTTTCATTACGAGGTGGAATGACAAGAAGGATGCCACA ttcTCTCCGGCAGGGGACTTGATCTTTGAGGTGTACCTGGAAAGGAGAGAGCCCGAAAACTGCTGCTTAATCaag CTGTCTCCAACCATGCGGTCAGGTGAGTTGACGGAGACCACTCTGGGAATGAAGAACATTGTCACAAACGCCGGTGACTTTTGGACCGCGTACGAAGTTATCGAGAATGGAGAGCTAG AACGACCACTGCACTACAAGGAGAAGGTTCTAGAACAGGTATTGGAATGGAGCACAATGGACGACCCTAGCTCCGCCTTCCTTGTCATCAAAAAGTTCAAAGGAGTCAAAACATGTTCTGAACGTTTAG GACAGAAGCAGTGTCTGAAAGGCGACTACTTGAAGTACAGGGATGGATCCTCGAAGCTGCTAACTGCCAGTAAATTCCAGGACAGATATGTTGTCCTCAAGGATGACAAGCTGCTCCTGTATAAAGACATTAAA AACActaaaccagagagagagatccctaTCAAGTGTGGGAAGTGTTACCTGGGCCTCAAGAAGAAACTGAAACCTCCGACCAG tTGGGGCTTCACCATCTATACAGACAAACAGCAATG GCATTTCTGCTGTGAAGGGGAGGAGTCACAGGTAACCTGGGTGACTGACATCATTCACAAAATG CATGGAGCGGACCTGTGGTCTAAGAGCACCGACCACAAAACACCAGTAGGTCACAAAGCCACCAGTGGTAGAGCTGTAGCTGGTGGCCAGAAAACCAAGCACAACATCCCCAAGCAA CCGCCAGAAAAAGTATTTTCCCTTCACCTCAGCCCGAGTGACGGTGGGCCCAGCCCTGGTGTGGGGGGCAGTGCCCTGTTCAAGGCTACCCTCCTGGCTGACTGCCTGAAACCAAAGAACCAGCTCAGCATCCCTGACGCGGGCCAGAGGAGAGCCTCCGTGCCGACCCTGCCAAGatgcccctccccccgccccgcgCCCGGGCCCAtgcccctgcccctgtcccCCAAGCCCGAGACCAGGGGCCCCAACAGGAGGCCCATGCTGGGCGGCGAGGGTGCCATGCCCCCCAGTTTTCTCCGCGAGCTCAACACGGTGCTGAGCAAGACGGGACGCATCGCCAAAGAGGAgagctga